The Acanthochromis polyacanthus isolate Apoly-LR-REF ecotype Palm Island chromosome 17, KAUST_Apoly_ChrSc, whole genome shotgun sequence genome has a window encoding:
- the tmprss15 gene encoding LOW QUALITY PROTEIN: enteropeptidase (The sequence of the model RefSeq protein was modified relative to this genomic sequence to represent the inferred CDS: inserted 3 bases in 3 codons; deleted 2 bases in 2 codons), protein MTRRLSSLEVILSVLVLLLLICCVGLIVVSYLSLEPAGAVESERLRGRMVIKQGAEFSEELKNSSSLLFKSLAFDVQQLVSEAFSLSELKQSFRSCQVQRFSRGSVAVTFDLWFDQLIEAKEAEQQLEAGLQEADSRGLVIDRNSIHITENTEETTPAATITTPAVTITTPAANITTPAATITTPAANITTPAANITTPTAVTCSSDETLCADWSTCVATDRLCDGVDDCPDTSDEAVARCATTCDGQFVLRGPNGSFSVMESDKKNISTFCRWIIRVDTGLSIRLEFLQFETEERIDTLKLFEGVGPDKVLTAELSGFTPPGTVWLLTDQSTVEFFSDDIVTLPGFKATYSATNLSSLSDQEKLSCSFEDGMCFWRQLQDQDSDWIRIRGSTMPPNTGPNGDHTLENGSGDFYIVTPLILSQQPTTFRIHSLPLTPSTQPMCLSFWYHMFGQDVHRLRVLLLPLPWQPESAATVLFQKDGNYGNSWNYGQVTINLTSEATVTFEAQKKEGVFNDIALDDIMLTSAPXGPAPPEPTNVPPPMTPPPIPADCGGPFNLWEPNSTFSSPNYPQSYGESSRVCGTLHAAEGHNLQLHFLDFDVEATYDVVEVRDGAGPNSTLLAVLTGSDGPAHDLFSTTNQITVRFFTDESGLXRGFKANFTTGVNLGVPAPCAGGQFQCQTGSCIHGNSLCDGVVDCPDASDEADCIMLQVNGSNRLQFQLNSSLFTVCGDTWSSHLSNFTCQYLGYRTGETSLLPALPQDSPFVTITVTSNGTLETSISGTCSRDQVVSLSCNNQPCGVRLASNVRSESDQSEDRIPGQGRVVGGANATEGAWPWIVSLQWRGHHRCGASLIGRDWLLTAAHCVYGRNIHLQSWEAVFGLHSQIHSDSDARSDRRVDRVIFHRXYDRMTKQADIAMIHLQQPISFTQSVSINQSAMPYCRTQTLENKHLPVLCVCVCVCVSDWVQPVCLAAEGQSFTAGRKCFIAGWGRQTEGRPTPDILQEAQVPLVDQVQCQQQLPDYSITSSMLCAGYPEGGVDSCQGDSGGPLVTLDDGRWTLIGVTSYGTGCGRPQKPGVYARVSAFASWIAQTRRSSSDLHSSP, encoded by the exons ATGACTCGCCGGTTGTCGTCTCTGGAGGTTATCCTCAGCGTCCTGGTGCTGCTCCTCCTCATCTGCTGTGTCGGCCTGATAGTCGTCTCGTATCTCAGCCTGGAGCCTGCAG GTGCTGTGGAGTCGGAGAGGCTGAGGGGGCGGATGGTGATCAAACAGGGAGCTGAGTTCTCTGAAGAGCTGAAGAACTCCAGCAGTCTGCTCTTCAAGTCTCTGGCCTTCGACGTCCAGCAGCTG gTGTCTGAGGCGTTCAGTCTCAGTGAGCTCAAACAGTCGTTCAGGTCCTGTCAGGTTCAACGCTTCAG TCGAGGCAGCGTGGCggtgacctttgacctctggTTCGATCAGCTGATCGAGGCCAAGGAGGcggagcagcagctggaggcgGGGCTTCAGGAGGCCGACAGCAGGGGATTGGTCATCGACAGGAACAGTATCCACATCACAG agaaCACTGAGGAGACCACACCTGCAGCGACCATCACCACACCTGCAGTGACCATCACCACACCTGCAGCGAACATCACCACACCTGCAGCGACCATCACCACACCTGCAGCGAACATCACCACACCTGCAGCGAACATCACCACACCTACAGCAG TCACCTGTTCTTCTGATGAGACACTGTGTGCTGATTGGTCGACGTGCGTGGCGACCGATCGGTTGTGTGACGGAGTCGACGACTGCCCTGACACTTCCGATGAAGCTGTTGCTCGCTGCG CAACCACGTGTGACGGACAGTTTGTGCTCAGAGGACCAAATGGATCGTTCAGTGTGATGGAGTCTGACAAGAAGAACATCAGCACCTTCTGCCGCTGGATCATCAG GGTCGACACAGGGCTGTCCATTCGCCTTGAATTCCTTCAGTTTGAAACTGAAGAACGGATTGACACTCTCAAGTTGTTCGAAGGCGTTGGACCAGACAAAGTGCTCACAG CTGAGCTCTCGGGCTTCACCCCCCCTGGGACTGTGTGGCTGCTGACCGATCAATCAACTGTCGAGTTTTTCTCTGATGACATCGTCACTCTGCCAGGGTTTAAGGCGACCTACAGCGCCACCAACCTGTCCAGCCTGTCCG ACCAGGAAAAGCTCAGCTGCAGCTTTGAGGATGGCATGTGTTTCTGGAGGCAGCTGCAAGACCAGGACTCTGACTGGATCCGAATCCGCGGCTCCACGATGCCCCCGAACACTGGCCCCAACGGGGACCACACACTGGAGAACGGTTCAGGTGA TTTCTACATCGTCACTCCTCTGATCCTCAGCCAACAGCCGACGACCTTCAGGATCCACAGCCTCCCTCTGACGCCATCCACACAGCCCATGTGTCTGAGCTTCTG GTACCACATGTTTGGACAGGACGTCCACCGTCTCAGAGTCCTGCTGTTGCCGTTGCCATGGCAACCCGAatctgccgccaccgtgctctTCCAGAAGGATGGTAACTATGGCAACTCCTGGAACTACGGCCAGGTGACCATCAATCTGACGTCAGAGGCCACG GTGACCTTTGAAGCACAGAAGAAAGAAGGCGTCTTCAATGACATCGCTCTGGATGACATCATGCTGACATCTGCTC GTGGCCCCGCCCCCCCTGAACCAACAAATGTACCACCTCCGATGACCCCGCCCCCCATACCAG CTGACTGTGGAGGACCGTTCAACCTCTGGGAG CCAAACTCCACTTTCAGCTCCCCAAACTACCCACAATCCTACGGGGAATCAAGCAGA GTGTGTGGGACCCTTCATGCAGCGGAGGGCCACAACCTTCAGCTCCACTTCCTGGACTTTGATGTAGAAGCGACCTATGATGTGGTGGAGGTGCGGGATGGGGCGGGGCCTAATTCCACCTTACTGG ctgTTCTCACCGGTAGTGATGGCCCCGCCCACGACCTGTTCTCAACAACCAATCAGATTACAGTACGGTTCTTTACGGATGAGTCGGGTT CACGGGGCTTCAAAGCCAACTTCACCACCGGGGTCAACCTGGGGGTACCAG CTCCGTGTGCAGGTGGTCAGTTCCAGTGTCAGACAGGAAGCTGTATCCATGGTAACAGTCTGTGTGACGGCGTGGTCGACTGTCCTGACGCATCTGATGAAGCCGACTGTA tcATGCTGCAGGTGAATGGTTCCAATCGGCTCCAGTTTCAGCTCAACTCGTCTCTGTTCACCGTGTGTGGCGATACTTGGAGCTCACACCTGTCCAACTTCACCTGTCAGTACCTGGGATACAG GACCGGGGAAACCTCTCTGCTGCCGGCTCTGCCTCAGGATTCCCCGTTTGTAACCATCACAGTCACCAGTAACGGAACACTGGAAACCAGCATCAG TGGGACCTGCAGCAGGGACCAGGTGGTCTCTCTGAGCTGTAACAACCAAC CCTGTGGAGTCCGTCTGGCCTCGAATGTCAGGAGTGAGTcggaccaatcagaggacaGGATACCTGGTCAAG GTCGAGTGGTGGGCGGGGCTAACGCTACGGAGGGGGCGTGGCCGTGGATCGTGTCTCTGCAGTGGCGGGGCCATCATCGCTGTGGAGCCTCTCTGATTGGCCGGGATTGGCTGCTGACTGCTGCACACTGCGTCTACGG GAGAAACATCCACCTG CAGTCGTGGGAGGCTGTGTTCGGACTCCACTCTCAGATCCACAGCGACTCTGACGCACGTTCAGACCGACGAGTCGATCGCGTGATCTTCCACA GATACGACAGGATGACCAAGCAGGCCGACATCGCCATGatccacctgcagcagccaatcagcttTACCCAGTCAGTATCAATCAACCAATCAGCAATGCCCTACTGTAGGACTCAAACACTTGAGAATAAACACCTgcctgtgttgtgtgtgtgtgtgtgtgtgtgtgtttcagattgGGTCCAGCCGGTGTGTTTAGCAGCTGAAGGTCAGAGTTTCACAGcaggaagaaaatgttttattgctgGATGGGGACGACAAACTGAAGGAc GTCCAACCCCAGACATTCTCCAGGAGGCCCAGGTTCCTCTGGTGGATCAGGTCCAGTGCCAGCAGCAGCTACCTGACTACTCCATCACCTCCAGCATGCTGTGTGCCGGATACCCTGAGGGAGGTGTGGACTCCTGTCAG GGCGACTCCGGCGGTCCGCTTGTGACGCTGGACGACGGACGCTGGACTCTGATTG GTGTGACATCGTATGGGACGGGCTGTGGACGTCCACAGAAACCTGGAGTCTACGCCCGGGTCTCAGCCTTCGCCTCCTGGATCGCCCAGACCAGACGCTCCTCCTCAGACCTTCACTCCTCACCCTGA
- the LOC127530635 gene encoding keratin-associated protein 16-1-like, whose protein sequence is MFVMCLPDICHVFARYLSYVCQIFVMCLSDICHMFTRYLSCVCQIFVMCLSDNCHIFARYLSCVCQIFVICLPDVCHVFVRCLSYVCQMFVMCFPDVCHMFARCLSYVCQIFVMCLSDICHMFAICLSCVCQIFVICLPYVCHVFARYLSYVCQIFVMCLSDVCHVFVRYLSCVCQIIVISLPDICHVFVRYLSYVCQMFVMCLSDICHMFDRCLSCVCQMFVICLPDVCHVFARCLSCVCQMFDICLPDVCHVFVRCLSCVCQMFVICLPDVCHVFARCLSCVCQMFDICLPDVCHVFVRCLSCVCQIFVVTN, encoded by the exons atgtttgtcatgtgtttgccagatatttgtcatgtgtttgccagatatttgtcatatgtttgccagatatttgtcatgtgtttgtcagatatttgtcatatgtttaccagatatttgtcatgtgtttgccagatatttgtcatgtgctTGTCAGATAATTGTCATATCtttgccagatatttgtcatgtgtttgtcagatatttgtcatatgtttgccagatgtttgtcatgtgtttgtcagatgtttgtcatatgtttgccagatgtttgtcatgtgtttcccagatgtttgtcatatgtttgccagatgtttgtcatatgtttgccagatatttgtcatgtgtttgtcagatatttgtcatatgtttgccatatgtttgtcatgtgtttgccagatatttgtcatatgtttgccatatgtttgtcatgtgtttgccagatatttgtcatatgtttgccagatatttgtcatgtgtttgtcagatgtttgtcatgtgtttgtcagatatttgtcatgtgtttgtcagataatTGTCATATCtttgccagatatttgtcatgtgtttgtcagatatttgtcatatgtttgccagatgtttgtcatgtgtttgtcagatatttgtcatatgtttgacagatgtttgtcatgtgtttgccagatgtttgtcatatgtttgccagatgtttgtcatgtgtttgccagatgtttgtcatgtgtttgccagatgtttgacatatgtttgccagatgtttgtcatgtgtttgtcag atgtttgtcatgtgtttgccagatgtttgtcatatgtttgccagatgtttgtcatgtgtttgccagatgtttgtcatgtgtttgccagatgtttgacatatgtttgccagatgtttgtcatgtgtttgtcag atgtttgtcatgtgtttgccagatatttgtTGTCACGAACTAG